Below is a genomic region from Magnetococcales bacterium.
ATTTCCGCCAGGGCCGCCGTGCCCGGCGAAAAGGGCAGCTCACGGGCGCGGATCAGGATACCAAAATCCCTGCCGGTCGTCATTTCATTCAGGACGGTTGCCAATCCGCCCCGGGTCGGATCGCGCATGAAGCGGATTCCCGCAGCCAGGGAGCTTACCCCTTCCACCAGTCGATGCACCGGACGGGAATCACTGACGGGCGCATGGAAACCCTGAATGCCTTCCCGCGCGGCCAGGATCGCCGCACCATGATCCCCGAGTGGACCGCTCACCAGAACGCGATCCCCTGGCCGGATCCGATCCAGTCCCAGATCGAAGCCGGGCAAAGCCTCGCCAATGCCGGAGCTGGTGATATAAAGTCCGTCGCATTGGCCGCGTCGCACCACCTTGGTATCCCCCGTGGCCACGATCACGCCGCAATCGTGTGCCGCCCGTTGAATCGAATCCAACACCCGGCGCAACAGGGATAACGACAAGCCTTCTTCCAGAATCAACCCCAGGGAGAGCCAGCGTGGACGGGCACCGCTCACCGCCAGGTCATTGACCGTACCATGCACAGCCAGATCCCCGATGTTGCCACCCGGGAATTCCAGCGGCTGGACCACGAATCCATCGGTGGTGAAACGGATCCGGGTGGAGTCCAGTTCCAGTGCGGCGGCGTCGGGCAGCGAAGCCAGTGGGCCGGAACCGAAACGGGGGAGTATTTCATCGGTGATCAACGCGTGAGAAAGTCGCCCTCCGCCCCCATGGGCGAGCAGGATCTGATCGTGGTTCATCGTGTGACTCCGCCGGAAGCAAAACGATATTCCGCCCCACAGCTCCCCTCGGAGCTGACCATGCAGGGACCGAGGGGGTGTTCCGGATGGCAGGCCACTCCGAACAGGGAACAGTGAACGGGACGGATTTTGCCCTTCAGAACCTCGCCGCACAGGCAATGGGGATTGAGGCGACCGGGTTGCACGGTGAGTCCATGGCGCGACTCCGCATCGAATCGGGCGAACTCCGGGCGCAACACCAATCCGCTGGCCGGGATCACGCCGAGCCCCCGCCAGGAGACATCGGCGGGCATCAGATAGTGATCCACGAGCCGTTGCGCGATGCGATTGCCCTCCGGACGGACCACCCGGCTGTATTGATTGTCCACCGTGGCGTGTCCGGCGATCTTCTGACGCAGCAATCCCTCCACCCCATGGAGGATATCCAGTGGCTCGAATCCGGCCACAACGCACGCCACCCCATGGGTATCGGCAAAGGGTCGATAGGCATGGGCCCCGATCACGGCGCTGACATGGGCCGGACAGAGAAAACCATCGATTTTCAGTTCCGGATCGGCGATCAGCGCGGCCAGCACCGGCGGCACCAACTTGAACGCCGTCAGCAGTGTCAGGTTGGGAATGGCGGCGCGTCGGGCCGTATCCAGCATGGCCAGCACCGGGGCCATCGTGGTTTCAAAGCCGATGGCCAGAAAAACGATCTCCCGATCCGGATGGGCACGGGCCAGTTCCAGGGCGGTCACCGGGGAGTAACAGCTTTCGATCCATCCCCCTGCGGCCCGGCTTTTGGCCAGGGTGGAGCGGGAGCCGGGCACCCGCATCATGTCGCCGAAGGTGACGATGATCTTGCCTTGCATGGCCAGTTCGATGGCGGCATCGATATAGCCCGGATCGGTCACGCACACCGGGCAGCCCGGTCCACTGACCAGGGTTACCGAAGGCGGCAGAAAATCCCGAATCGCAAAGCGGGCAATGGCCATGGTATGGCTGCCGCACACCTCCATGAAACAGGCGCGGCCCCCTTGATCCGCCCATTCCTGACCCAGTTGCGCCAGAGTGACCCGATAACGGGCCGCGGCATCCTGGTTGCGGAATCCATCGATATAGTTCATCTGCGCGTCTCCGGGCGGAGCGGAGCGGCCACCAACAAGACTTCCTGCCCGGTCTCCTGGCGATGTATCGCGGCCAACGTGCGAAACAGAGCCAGGCGGGCTTCGGCTTCGGCGCAGTCGAGCCGTTCGATGGCATAGCCGGCATGGATCAGCAGATATTCGCCAATTTTCGGCTCTTCGATCAGCATCAATCCGATGGTGTGTTGAATGCCATCCAGTTCCACGGTGCCGGTTTCATCCGCACCCATGGCCACCAGTTGCATGGGAACCGCTAGACACATGACCGATCCCTCTCTCCGGCGATCCAGAGTTGTCCGACCGCAAGGCTTTCATCCCCGGTCGTGAGGCGTTGATGGTGAAAGATCTTCACTGCCGATGCGTGCAACCGGGCCCGCAGCAAATCCTTGAGCAGACGGTTCATGAAGACGCCACCACTCAGGACCAGGTGACGCACACCGGTATTCCGGGTGCCCTGTTCGACCAGAGCCGCCAGAGCCTCGGCCACGGCTTGATGAAATCCATAAGCCCAGGCGGGTCGATCTTCCTCGGGCACCGGTTCCACCGGGAGCGCGGCGAACAAGGGTGACCAATCCACCCAAACCATGCCCGATTCTTCCCGGAGCGCAAAGGGGAGATGCCGATCACACGGTTTTTCTGGCCATCGATGCGCCATGGCTTCCAGTCCCATGGCCGGTTCCCCTTCGTGGGCAATGACCCGGGGGGCGGATCCGAGCCAAGCGGCAAAGGCATCGAACAGCCGTCCGGCGGCGTGGCTCATGGGGGCGTTCACCCCGAGGCGACATTGTTGGCGCCAAAGGTCGATCTCGACCGCCGACAAACCGAGCCGCGTCTGCCAAGCCGCATCGATGGTCACGCCGGCGGCCAGCAGACGGGCGAGCAGTTGCCGGACCGGCTGGCGCACCGCCGCATCCCCGCCCGGCAGGGGAACCGGCGCGAAAGTTCCCAGGCGGCTCCAGCCGCCGGGGTGCAGATGGAGCAGTTCCGCCCCCCACAGGGAGCCATCCAGTCCATGCCCCATGCCGTCGCAGGTCAAGGCCAAGGCTGCGTGCAGGCCATGTTCCGCCATGCAGGCCCCGGCGTGGGCCTGATGATGCTGGACCGTCACCAACTCCAGGGAGCGTTCCCGGGCCAGCCGACCTCCCAGCACCGTCGGGTAAAGGTCGGGATGCCGATCCACCACCAACGCTTCTGGCGGATGGGACGGATGGTCCAACAGGGCCAGGACCGCCTGTTCCATGGCGTTGCGCGCCATCGGATCGGTCAGGTCGCCACAGGGTCGGAACAGGGTGATCGACTCTCCATGTCCAAACGCCAGGGCATTTTTGCTTTCGATCCCCAAGGCCAACATCGGACGCGCAAAGCGTCCAGGTGCTGGAATCACCGCCTGGATTTCAGGCAGCGCCGCAGGCCACTCCGCAAGCAGACACCCCACGACCGTTTGCAATCCGGTCAGGAGTTCCGGCACGCGCTGCGTCATTTCGGGGGTCAGGCCCGGTTGCGGCGACAGATCGAACGGTTGGACGCCGAACACCCCCACAGGATGATCAAAACCCAATCCGCAAGCGATTTCCAGGGCTTCGGCCACACCGAATCCGTGGGTGGAAAGGGAATCGACGGTTGTTTTCAACAGGCCATCCCGGGGCCGGAAGTGACGCCAGATCCCCCCTTCCAGACCCATGTTCGCACAATCGACGATCAGCACCGGTTCGGTCAGGGTGAGCAGATCGTAAGCCAGGGTCAAGGCGTCGGCATCCTCCCACAACACGGGCGTGAGGCCGGGGGATGCCGTGGATTGGGCCAGGGCTTCCACCAGCCGCAGACCGATCCCGTCATCCCGCGCCCCACGACTGCCGACGCCGATCACCGTCAACCTCACGTGGCCACTCCTGCCCGGTTCAATCGACAAACTCGACGTTGAGCATATGCACGGAACAGGAGATGCAGGGATCATAGGCCCGCAACAGCATTTCCATGTGCAAGGTCAACGTCTCCTGGGACATCTCCGGCAGCATGAGCGGCACGAAAGCCTTCATGTCCTGCTCGATGTTGTTGACGTTTTGACTGGTGGGAATGATGGCATTGGCATCGCAACAGCGCCCGGCCTCGTCGAAGGCGTATTCGTGGAACAAAATGCCGCGTGGCACCTCGACCGCCCCGAATCCGCGACCCGCTTTCGGGGTATGACCGATGTCTTCTTCCCGCAAGCCGCCGTTGAGCACGGTCTCCATCATGGCCAGACTGTTGTAGGCGCAGTGGACGATCTCCACCACCTGGGCGACGTTGTTCATGTAGGGATTGTAACAGGGCGTTTTCAGGCCCAGAGTCTCGGCGACGCTTTTGGCTTCGGGATGCAACTGGTCGAAGTTGTTGTTGACCCGGGCCAAGGCCCCGACCGCATAGGCATCCCGATGCCAGCGGGACCATTTGGTGGTGGAGTGGGCCACGGTGAATTCGTTGGTCACCGAACGATAGTCACGCACCGGCACGCCGCTTTGGGTGTCGGAACTGAATACATCGCCTTCGTACAGGGCATATTCGTCGGGATGCTTGAGGGAGACGAATTCGGTTTCCCGTTCGTAGCCGGGGATTTTCAGGGTCTTGACGATTCCGACCGTCTCCAGCAGATCCGGCACCGCAGCCACCAAACGATTGCGGACCTGTTCGAGCCGCTCCAGATCCGGAAGCCTGCGCCATCCTTTCAAGGTGTTGCTCATGGGATGAATGGTGCGTCCTCCCATCACCTCGGTATAGTCGTTGGCCAGTTTTTTCAGTCGCAAGGCCCGTTTCACCACCTCGGGATGGGTCTTGATCAGCGGAATGACACTGGGCGCGCCAACGAAATCCGGCACCGCGAGAAAATAGACATGCAGCACATGGCTTTGCAGAAACTGGGATTCGTTGAGCATTTTTCTCAACAAGACCGTCTGGGGGGAAACCGCAATGCCCTGGGCATCCTCCACCGCCTTGGTGGCCGAAAGTTGATGGCCCACGCAGCAAATGCCGCAGATGCGACCCACCACCCAGGGGATTTCGTGGGGCGTCATGCCGCGGGTGAAGCTTTCAAAAAATCGGTTGGCCTCGACGATGCACAGTTTCACATCCTCCACCACCCCGTCGCGGGTATTGATGCGGATGTTGCCATGTCCCTCGACGCGGGTGACGTGATGCACATCGATCGTGTAGGTTTTGGCATTATTTGTCATGTCCGGTTCTCCCGACCCGACCGAGGGATTCCGCGCTGCAAAACAGGCGGTAACGATTGGTGATCTGGGGTTCGGAAAGCCCCTTGCTCTTCAGCAGACCATGATGGGCCGTCAGATTGGCATGGGGCAGCACGCCCCGGCAGCCATCGCACCGGTAACCGTTGGTGATACAGATGGCCTTGCAGCCCCCACGGGTGATTTGCCCCATGCAGGTTTCGCCCTGATCGTAGACGCATTCGTTTTCGAGCATCTTGCATTCGACGCAGACCGCCTGGGTCGAAAAACGGGGGATGGCTCCGGTGACCAGCGATTTGACCAGATGCACGAACTCTTCGGGCACCAAAGGACAGCCCCGCAACTCGAAATCCACCGGCACGATCTCATGTACCGCCCGTACCCGCGTATGGGCCCAGAGGGGCCAGAACTCCGGATCGGTCTGTACCCGGTTGCGATCCTCGACCCCATAGACCCGCTGGAAATTTTCCGCAGGCGCGATGAAGTTGGAACGGGCCTGGACATTGCCGATACAGGCGCACGCCCCCATGGCCACCAGATAGGTGCTGCGGGCACGGATGTCTCTCAGCCGTTCGGCGTCTTGTTCCCGGTTGATGCTCCCTTCGATGAAGGCGACATCGAAACGCGGCGCGGTTTCCGACATCGCCTCGCGGAATTCGACGATATCCACCAGCCCCAGAATGTCCAACAGGACATCTTCGCAGTTGAGAACCGCGAGTTGACACCCTTCGCAGCTGGCGAAGTCAAAGAAGGCCACTTTTGGTTTCATTGCAACGCCTCCGGAAGATGCGCGATCTGGTCGAACCGGAACACCGGTCCTTCCTGGCAGCAATAGACATGGTTGATTTGGCAATGGCCACATTTGCCCACGCCACATTTCATGCGTCTTTCCAGGTCCACGAAAATCCGGGAGTGGGGCAGTCCGCGTGCGGCCAGTTCCAGGAGGACGAATTTGTACATCACGGGCGGTCCGCACAGGGCCACGACCGTATTGTCCGGATCGATGGGCAGGGAGGGAAGGGGCGCGGTGACCAGTCCGACTTGGCCATCCCAGGGCAGATTCTGGGTGCGGTCCACCAGACGGATCACCCGGACCTTGCCGGTCTCTTGTCCGAGTCGTTCCCAGGCGCGCATTTCTTCGCGATACAGTTCCTCGGCGGGGGTGCGGCAGCCGCTGATGATGGTGAGAGCGGCAAAGCGGTCCAGTTGCGCCAGAATCGGCTGGATCAGGGAGCGCATCGGCACCAGTCCCAAACCGCCGACCACACACAGGACTTGTTTGCCGTAAAAATCCTCCAGATCGAACCCGGAACCGAATGGACCCCGTATCCCTACCTGTTGACCCGGTTTGAGGCCATGCAGCACCTGGGTCAGGCTGCCCGCATTGCGGATCACCATTTCCAGAATGGTATCCGTGCGCGGGCCGCAGGAGATGGAGATCGGCGCCTCCCCCACCCCCAGCAAAGAGAGCATGACAAATTGGCCGGGGCGGTGTCCCAGGGGTTCTGGGAGTTCGACCTTGAAATATTTTTCCCGGGAGGTCAGGGGGGTCACTTCCAGAATGCGGGCCATGCGCGGCAGATAGAGCGCCGGATCGATGGTCGGGTCGGATGCGTAGGGGGTCGCACTCATGAGTTCGCCTCCGCGTGATCGATCAAATCGTTGACAATATCGAAAATGTCGATACCGGTCGTGCATTGGCGACCGCATCGACCACAGCCGGTACAGAAACTGCCTTCGGCAAACCGTTCGGTCAGATATTCAAACTTGCGTTTGACCCGGTGACGCTGACGGGCCGCCGGATTGGAACGGAAATTGTGTCCACCGGCCACCTCGGCGAACCGGGGCAGCATGCAACCATCCCAGGTGCGGGTGCGCTGGCCGGCGTTGATGTCGGTGAGGTCGAAGTCGTCATGGACATCGAAGCAGTAGCAGGTGGGACAGACCAGATTGCAACTGCCGCAGGAAAAACAGGCCTCCACATGCTTTTCCCACACCGGAGCGTGCCATTGATTGGCGATGAGGGTGGGAATGCGGGCCAGATCGGCATGAAACTGCCGTCCGAACGGTTTGGCGCGTTGGGCTTCGGCACGGGCTTTCACCGAGGCGACCTCCTGGCACACCGGGAAATCCATCCCTTGGATCAATGTTTCTCCTGCGGGGGTTTGGACTTCGATCAGGATGTGATCGTCGATGGAGGTCAGAAAGATATCGGCATTTTCCCGCCAACCCAGGGATCCCACCGCGTCGCAAAAGCAGGCTGCGTCACAGGGTTGCAGGCAGTCATGGGCCATGAGGGTGCTGTGGGTGCGACGGGTCAGATAGTGGGGATCTCCATGACCTTCCCGGTTGACCTGGTCCATCAGGTGGATCCCCTTGAGATCACACGGACGGACACCGGCCAGAATCCGGGGGGACCGGTCCAGGATGGGCACCAACTCGGGTGCTTCGTCCCCCCGTTTGCGATAGCGGAACAAGGGTTCTTCCGCCGGGGTCAGTTTTTTTCCGGGTGGGGAGAGCGTCGGGTGGTAGCGATCGAATTGGATTTCCGTGGTCTCCCCCACCGGTTTGAAGCGAAATCCGGATTGACCGGCACGCTGCGGGAAATAGACGGTATGGCTTCGTGCCAGATGCCGGATCCAATGCGCCACGGCATCTTTATCGATGAAAAACGCACGCATCATGATACCTCCTGATTCGTTGCTGACCATGCAGCCTGGAGCGCACCGCATGAATGGTGATGCAACCATGGAAAGAAGTTAAAATTCTAAGAATTCCGTGAAACCCGATCATAATCCATCAATACAAACACGAAGTGATTTCTTGAAGTGTCCAGGTTTTAATGGAACCGAAATTATGCCAGTTTAGCATAGGTGGTGTGGTGACGGATAATGCTGAATAATCATTTTATAATCTGTTTTTGTGATATGCCCATGCGTGTTTCAGGTTTCAGGTCTTAACCCGTGTCCCTGACCATACGCGCGGCACGTTTGGACCGGGAGGCGTCACTGGAGGCGGGAAAAGAGCGTTGGTAGCGACTGGTTGCAAACGGCATGACAACGCTCACCACGTCTTTTTAGTTCTCAGGCTCGTGATTGCTTTTTTCCGCATGGGGTTGTGCGTCTTTCAAGGGGTTGTCATCGTGGATTTGATTGGCGATCTGTTGCAGGGCTTCCAACAATTTCGCTTTTTGGATCGGTTTGGACAGATACAGATTACAACCGGCTTCCCGACTGCGTTTCATCTCCCCCTCCATGGCGTGGGCGGACAGGGCGATGATTGGCAGGGAAGGCCGCCCCATTTCCTGTTCCCACAGACGGATCTGGCGGGTGGCCGTGTAGCCGTCCATTTTCGGCATTTGCACATCCATGACCACCACGTCGAATGTCTCTTCCTGCACCCGATGGACTGCTTCCACCCCATCGCCGACGATGACCACCTGATGCGGTGTCTGCATGAGATAGGCCTCGAACAATGCTTGGTTTTCCTCGACATCCTCGGCCAGCAGGATGCGTAGACCACTCCCATTGTTTACCGCGACCTCCTGCTGCTGCTCAACACCCGAAAAGCCGAAAACGTCCACGACGCGAATGGGCAGCGTGAAAAAGAAGGTGCTCCCCTGGCCAAAACGGCTTTCCACCCAAATGCGTCCCCCCATCATCTCGACCAGACGCCGCGAGATGGCCAATCCCAATCCCGTGCCGCCATAGCGTCGGGTAATGCCTTCATCAGCCTGGGTGAAACGATCAAAAATATGTTCCACCTGCGCCTGGGCGATCCCGATCCCGGTATCGCTGACCTCAAACCGCAAGGTGTCCGCCTGGACGGATTCCAGAGTCAGACGCACCCCCACCTGCCCATGATGGGTGAACTTGATCGCGTTGCCCAACAGATTGATCAGCACCTGACGCACCCGTCCATCGTCACCCAGTACGGCTTCCGGTATTTCGGGTGCCACCTCCGATTGCAGGATCAGCCCCTTCTCTTCGGCTGCCATATGCATGAGATACGCAGTCTCCCGCACCAATTGGCGGGGATAAAGAGGCATTTCAAGCAATGAAAAGCGTCCAGCCTCGATGCGGGAGAAATCCAGGATGTCATTGATCACCCCCAACAGCGCCTTGCCGGAGTGGTGCATGGTCAGCACAAAACGCCGTTGCACCGCATTAAGATCGGTTTCCAGCAGCAACTCCGACATGCCCAGCACCACATTCATGGGAGTGCGGATCTCGTGACTCATGGTGGCCAGGAACTCCCCCTTGGCCTGGGTGGCCGCTTCCGCCTGTTCTTTGGCCAAAAGCAGGGCATTCTCCATTCGTTTGCGCTCGCTGATGTCGGTGGAGATGCCGCAGATCGCGTAAGGCTGGCCATGTTCATCCCGCAGCGCGAATTTGACCGAAATGTAGTTGTGCGGTCCATCGTCATGGGGGATGACTTCATCGGCCTGAATCGGGGTGGTGGAGGACAGTGCCAGACGATCGTTGCCCTGCAACAAGACCGCCACGTCGGCGGGGAACAGGTCAAAATCGGTCTTGCCTTGAAATTTATTATTGTCAATATGAAACAATTCTTCATATTGTCGATTGATGAATAGATATCGACCCGCCAGATCCTTCATGAAGATCACGGACGACGTATTGTTGAGGATATCCTGCAACCGCTGCTCCGTTTCGCGCAGCGTCTGTTCCATCCGTTTGCGTTCGGAAATGTCCAGCCCCATGCCGATCACATGGGGGACGCTGTCCAGCGTGATGCACTGCCCCACAAAATAATAAGGGGTCGTCCCGCCGCCCTGACCCACGATGTTGGCCTCGGCGGTCGCGAATCCCTGGGTAAAGACCTCCTGGATACGTTCGGCGATGTACGCCCGCTCTTCGCCATAGAAGAAATCAATCGGTGAGGCGTCGTTGACCTCTGCCGCGGTCCGACCGGTGATCTCCTCAAACCGCCTGTTCCACAACTGAAAGCGTCCCTCCTGGCTGATCAGATAGAAGATGCCGGGCATGGCGTTGATGATCTCGCGATTGACATCTCTTTCCCTCCGCAGGGCGCGTTCCACATGGATGCGCTCGGCGATTTCGGATTGCAGCGCCTCATTGGCCTTCACCAATTGTGCGGGACTGGGCAATTTCAAGGCATGGGGAATCAACGGCCAAAGCGCGGTGGCGGTGATCACCGACACAACCGCGGTGGCCGCCTTGAGCAGGGCATCCAGAGCGTACAGAGGCTGCCACAATACAAATACGCCCATGACATGAGTCAAACCGCACGCCATAATGAATGCGGAAAACATCCACAACAACCATCGATAAGGAAAGTCCTTACGCTGCCGTGCGAAATAGATCAGCGCTATAGGCATGGAAAAGTACGAAAGGGCAATCAAAAGATCGCTGATTACATAAGTCAACAACAAGGAGGACGACCAACGGATGCAAAACCCGTGCGGCAGATAGTCACTGACATCGAAAAACTGACCAACGGTATCTAATATCATAATCTGGCACCCCCACATCCAACCAAAGGAAGGTAAATATGCTCTCAGATCATAGAGATAATCTCCTTGCACCAAATGGACATGATAACATAATCCCAGGTCGTTTGGCAGTACAATCTGGACACCTGCGTCACGGTTCCTTCAAGGATCTCGCCATGGAGTCGGCGACAAAGTTTTCTGTGTGGGGTGGCTGCAATCCTCAACATGGCGTTTTGTAATCGGTGGATTGGCCGCGCCGTTCGCGGATGAGTTGCCCGTGGTGTTGCGGAGTTTTCTTTGTCGTGAAGAAGAGGTATTGGAAAAAACAATTCAGGTGGGTTAGACTGTGCTATTATAGGGTATTTTTTTGTCCATTTCCGTTAGTACCGCTTGGATCGGCGCAGACTGTTGAGCGGACTTCATCGGAACCAGCATCCATGGGAATCATGACCGGATGGAACCACAGCGCGTGTTGCGCACCATCATGACGTTTTTTTGCTTTGTGAGTCTGGGAACCAGTGCGCTGGCCGAGCCAGCCCGACTGGTACTCAACAGTCCCCACAGTGCCCCCATTACGGCACCGGACGGATCCGGGGTGTTGGATGTTTTTTACCGGGAGCTTTTCGCACGATTGGGCATGACGGTCGAATTTCAGCAGTTGCCTGCGGAACGTGCGGTGATCAATGCCAATCGGGGCATCGATGATGGAGATGTCACCAGGATCAGTGGGATGGAAACCCATTATCCCAATCTGGTACAGGTGCCGGAATCGGTCATGCGCTATGAACTGGTTCTGTTTTCTCGCACCGCCCGTTTCAAGGTGACCGGACCGGAGGATCTGCAACCCTACGACGTTGGCATCGTGACGGGTTGGAAAATCGTTGAATGGAATACCACCAAGGCCCATTCCGTCACCCGGGTGGAAAATGTGACCCAATTATTCCAAATGCTGGCCGATGACCGGATCGATCTGGCCATCATCGAACGCATGACCGGTATGATGACGATCAAAAATTTGGAGATCAAGGACGTGTACATCCTGGAGCCTCCCTTCCTGGTTGGCAACTGGTATCTCTATCTGCATAAGAAACACCAGAACCTAGTGCCAAGATTGACCGCCGAGATCCGTCGCATGAAAGAGGATGGATCATACACAAAGATTTTTGAGTCGGCATTGCAAAATTTTTTTCACTGAGACAGATCCATATATGAATTGGCGTCCATGAAAACATCCACTCCCAGGAAAAGAGCCGTGTATCCAGCCGATTTCTTCAAGGGAATCGGGAAACGTTTTGCGGTCTATATTTTGGTGTTCAGTTCGATTGTCACGCTTCTGATTACTTCGATGCAATTGTTCCTGGATTACCGGCATGACGTTCTGACCATTAATGACAGTCTGCATGAAATTGAAGTCAGTTATCGTGATACGCTATCCACTGCGATTTGGGTTCACAGCACCACTGGATTGCACCTCCAACTGGAGGGCATCATGCGTTTCCCGGACATGCAATATGTGCGGATAGAAAACGAGCATGCGGAACGTCTCGATAGTCTGGGCACCTACCGGGATCAGCATACCCTGCAACACGCCTTCTCCCTTGACCATCTTCACCGGAATACTCTGGTGCCGCTGGGCAAGGTCATCCTGCTGGCAGACCTGGATGCGGTTTATCAACGTCTGTTTGATAAGATCATTATTATTCTTGTCAGTCAGACGCTAAAAACTTTTACGGTCTCTTTTTTTATTCTCATCCTCTTTCATTATCTGTTGGGGCGTCATCTGCGTATCCTGGTCGAAACGGTGCAAGAGGTTTCGGAAGGTTCCTTCGACTCCAGGGTGCAGATTGGCCGGTATGATGATGAACTGGGCGTCCTTTCCAGGGCGTTCAATCATATGATTCTGGAGATCAAAAACCGTGAGGAACTGTTGAAACAGGAGATCAGGGCACGCCAACACGAAACCGAAATTGTCGCCATCTCTGAGCATCGGTTCAAACAACTGTTTCAGCATGCCCCCATTCCCTTGTGTTTCGTCAAGCAGGATAGTGGGCAGATCGAGTTCAACGACCGATTTCAACACATATTCGGCTACAGTAGCGCGGATCTGCCTACCCTCTCCGCCTGGTGGAATCTGGCTTATCCCGATCCGGAATACCGACAGAAGGTGCTGTCGACCTGGAACCGGGCAATGGCGGATGCGCGTGCCAAGCAGACCGATTTGCAGCCTGTGGAATTTCAGGTTGCCAGCAAGAAGGGCGTACAACGTACCGTATTGATTTCCGGGATCCCCCTGGGGACAGATTTTCTCGCCACTTTCGATGACGTGACCGAACGCAGGCAGGCGGAAATGGAACGGGAGCAGTATTTCAATTTCTTCAAGACGGCTTCTGACCTGATGTGTATCGCGGACCCCTTGGGATGTTTCCAAAAGGTCAATCCCTCCTTTTTGAATCTACTAGGCTATGCGGAAGCTGAATTGCTGTCCAAACCGTTTCTCCACTTCGTTTATTCCGATGACCAGGAAGCTACGCAGGATCTGATGAGTAGACAACTTAAAGTCGGATTGTCACTTAACTTTGAGAATCGTTTCCTCTGCAAAGATGGGTCGTTCCGATGGCTTTCCTGGCGTGCAATCCACATCAAGAACGAAGGGCTGACTTATGCCACGGCCAGAGATGTCACGGATCTCAAGCATTCCCAACAAACATTGCTGGAAGCTTTGGCCAAGGCCAAACGTTTGACCGAT
It encodes:
- the hypE gene encoding hydrogenase expression/formation protein HypE → MNHDQILLAHGGGGRLSHALITDEILPRFGSGPLASLPDAAALELDSTRIRFTTDGFVVQPLEFPGGNIGDLAVHGTVNDLAVSGARPRWLSLGLILEEGLSLSLLRRVLDSIQRAAHDCGVIVATGDTKVVRRGQCDGLYITSSGIGEALPGFDLGLDRIRPGDRVLVSGPLGDHGAAILAAREGIQGFHAPVSDSRPVHRLVEGVSSLAAGIRFMRDPTRGGLATVLNEMTTGRDFGILIRARELPFSPGTAALAEMMGLDLLHVASEGCLVMICAAEVAESILAVWRTVPEGQKAQAIGVVTPNQAGRVILESAIGGLRVVDVPSGELLPRIC
- the hypD gene encoding hydrogenase formation protein HypD — protein: MNYIDGFRNQDAAARYRVTLAQLGQEWADQGGRACFMEVCGSHTMAIARFAIRDFLPPSVTLVSGPGCPVCVTDPGYIDAAIELAMQGKIIVTFGDMMRVPGSRSTLAKSRAAGGWIESCYSPVTALELARAHPDREIVFLAIGFETTMAPVLAMLDTARRAAIPNLTLLTAFKLVPPVLAALIADPELKIDGFLCPAHVSAVIGAHAYRPFADTHGVACVVAGFEPLDILHGVEGLLRQKIAGHATVDNQYSRVVRPEGNRIAQRLVDHYLMPADVSWRGLGVIPASGLVLRPEFARFDAESRHGLTVQPGRLNPHCLCGEVLKGKIRPVHCSLFGVACHPEHPLGPCMVSSEGSCGAEYRFASGGVTR
- a CDS encoding HypC/HybG/HupF family hydrogenase formation chaperone is translated as MCLAVPMQLVAMGADETGTVELDGIQHTIGLMLIEEPKIGEYLLIHAGYAIERLDCAEAEARLALFRTLAAIHRQETGQEVLLVAAPLRPETRR
- a CDS encoding hydrogenase maturation protease gives rise to the protein MRLTVIGVGSRGARDDGIGLRLVEALAQSTASPGLTPVLWEDADALTLAYDLLTLTEPVLIVDCANMGLEGGIWRHFRPRDGLLKTTVDSLSTHGFGVAEALEIACGLGFDHPVGVFGVQPFDLSPQPGLTPEMTQRVPELLTGLQTVVGCLLAEWPAALPEIQAVIPAPGRFARPMLALGIESKNALAFGHGESITLFRPCGDLTDPMARNAMEQAVLALLDHPSHPPEALVVDRHPDLYPTVLGGRLARERSLELVTVQHHQAHAGACMAEHGLHAALALTCDGMGHGLDGSLWGAELLHLHPGGWSRLGTFAPVPLPGGDAAVRQPVRQLLARLLAAGVTIDAAWQTRLGLSAVEIDLWRQQCRLGVNAPMSHAAGRLFDAFAAWLGSAPRVIAHEGEPAMGLEAMAHRWPEKPCDRHLPFALREESGMVWVDWSPLFAALPVEPVPEEDRPAWAYGFHQAVAEALAALVEQGTRNTGVRHLVLSGGVFMNRLLKDLLRARLHASAVKIFHHQRLTTGDESLAVGQLWIAGERDRSCV
- a CDS encoding Ni/Fe hydrogenase subunit alpha; the protein is MTNNAKTYTIDVHHVTRVEGHGNIRINTRDGVVEDVKLCIVEANRFFESFTRGMTPHEIPWVVGRICGICCVGHQLSATKAVEDAQGIAVSPQTVLLRKMLNESQFLQSHVLHVYFLAVPDFVGAPSVIPLIKTHPEVVKRALRLKKLANDYTEVMGGRTIHPMSNTLKGWRRLPDLERLEQVRNRLVAAVPDLLETVGIVKTLKIPGYERETEFVSLKHPDEYALYEGDVFSSDTQSGVPVRDYRSVTNEFTVAHSTTKWSRWHRDAYAVGALARVNNNFDQLHPEAKSVAETLGLKTPCYNPYMNNVAQVVEIVHCAYNSLAMMETVLNGGLREEDIGHTPKAGRGFGAVEVPRGILFHEYAFDEAGRCCDANAIIPTSQNVNNIEQDMKAFVPLMLPEMSQETLTLHMEMLLRAYDPCISCSVHMLNVEFVD
- a CDS encoding NADH:ubiquinone oxidoreductase; amino-acid sequence: MKPKVAFFDFASCEGCQLAVLNCEDVLLDILGLVDIVEFREAMSETAPRFDVAFIEGSINREQDAERLRDIRARSTYLVAMGACACIGNVQARSNFIAPAENFQRVYGVEDRNRVQTDPEFWPLWAHTRVRAVHEIVPVDFELRGCPLVPEEFVHLVKSLVTGAIPRFSTQAVCVECKMLENECVYDQGETCMGQITRGGCKAICITNGYRCDGCRGVLPHANLTAHHGLLKSKGLSEPQITNRYRLFCSAESLGRVGRTGHDK
- a CDS encoding FAD/NAD(P)-binding protein — translated: MSATPYASDPTIDPALYLPRMARILEVTPLTSREKYFKVELPEPLGHRPGQFVMLSLLGVGEAPISISCGPRTDTILEMVIRNAGSLTQVLHGLKPGQQVGIRGPFGSGFDLEDFYGKQVLCVVGGLGLVPMRSLIQPILAQLDRFAALTIISGCRTPAEELYREEMRAWERLGQETGKVRVIRLVDRTQNLPWDGQVGLVTAPLPSLPIDPDNTVVALCGPPVMYKFVLLELAARGLPHSRIFVDLERRMKCGVGKCGHCQINHVYCCQEGPVFRFDQIAHLPEALQ